The genomic interval GAACCTGCGTTTCCCTTTCAGCGTAGTGCCGGGGCAGAAAGGCCGTTTGCGTGTAGGTGGAAGACTGCGTCTGAAAGACAAAAAGAGGGAGAATAACTTCTTCGAATATGAACCGATCACCGAATTCAGTAATCTCGCGGAGATCTCCAATATCCATATCAGCGGAAAAGGATATCAGCCAGGTGAAAAATATACGCCGGGTACATTTGTGATCAACACGTTCCTGGGCGCCCAGCAGCTGGATGACGCTGCAAAGTTTGAGAAGAGCGACAATCCGGCTGAATATCTCGCCGTTAACTTCAATGCAAAGGAAAGGATCACCGCAGGTTATATCCGCTGGGATCAGGACCTGACAAAACAGTTGTCAGTAATTGCCGGTGTGCGTATTGAGAATACACATATCGATTATGAAGGTAACATTGTAGCGGAAGAAGAAGAGCTGGAAGGATCCCGTAAGGTGCAGAACAGCTATACCAATGTATTGCCTGGTATCACTTTTAAATACAACGTGAATAATGACCTGGTACTGCGTGCGGCCGCTACTACTTCTATAGCCCGTCCTAATTATTATGACATCGCACCGTATGTCAGCAGCGTTGCCGACGATGCAGCATTGAGTGCAGGTAATCCGGATCTGAAAGCTGCACGTGCACTGAACTTTGACCTGATGGCAGAGCAATACTTTAAGTCAGTAGGTATCCTGTCGGGTGGTGTTTTCTACAAGCGTATCAGTGACTTTATCTATACTTACAGGGATAATGCCTATACACTGGAAAAATTTGCAGCAGACTATAAGGATGTAGCTACCAATCCTATTCCTGCAGGAGAAGAGTGGACTTATAAACAGGCCCGTAACGGCGATAACGTCAAAGTATATGGATTTGAAGTAGCCCTGCAACGGCAGCTGGATTTCCTGCCAGGCTTCCTCAAAGGATTTGGTGTATATGTGAACTACACTTATACCAAATCCAAAGCAGATGGTATTTACAATGCGGATGGCGACAAACGTACTGATGTAACTTTACCGGGAACAGCTCCGCACATGTTCAATGCCTCTCTTTCTTATGAAAGCAGGCGTTTCACAGGAAGATTGTCTGGTAACTACACCGCGTCTTACCTCGATGAACTGGGTGGTGATAATTTCGACGACCGTTTCTATGATAAACAATTCTTCCTGGATCTGAATGCTTCCTTCAGGCTGACAAAACAGTTAAGGGTATTCGGTGAAGCCAATAACCTGACTAATCAGCCACTGCGTTATTATCAGGGTATATCCTCCAGAACGATGCAGGCAGAATACTATCGTCCAAGGTATAACTTCGGTCTGAAGTTCGATCTGTAATCACCCGGGGTTTGTTGTTTATAAAAGGATAAAATACATGTTAAAAAATATATTGGCGCCATTAAGTGGTCTGGTGTTGTTCTCTGCCTGTCAGATGAACCCTGCAAAGACTGTGGTAAGGCAGGATGGTTTAAAGCCCGTAATTATTACACAGGAAACAGGATACGATACCGATGATCCTGCCATCTGGATCAACAAGGCAGATACTTTAAAAAGCCTGGTCATTGGTACCGACAAGAATAGTGAAGGCGGATTGTATGCCTTTGACCTGGAAGGCAAGATCGTCAACAAAGTATTGGGGCTAAAGCGTCCGAATAATGTGGACATCGCTTATGGATTTAAATTGAATGGTCAGCCGGTAGATATTGCTGTGCTGACAGAACGGGAAACAAACAGTATCCGCGTGTTCCGTCTTCCTGATCTTACCCCCCTGGATAATGGCGGTATACCCGTATTCACAGGAGAAAAAGAAAGATCGCCTATGGGCATCGCCGTATATACCCGTCCTGAAGACGCCGCGATCTTTGCCGTGGTAGGTCGTAAAAATGGGCCTGCAGATGGTTATCTCTGGCAATACCGCCTGACAGATGAAGGCGGTGTAGTGAAAGGCCGGCTTGTACGCAGGTTTGGCGCTTACAGTGGTAAGAAGGAAATTGAGGCTATCGCAGTAGATAATAAGCTGGGGTATATCTATTATTCCGATGAAACAGTAGGTGTACGTAAGTATATTGCAGACCCTTCAAAATGGGATAACACGGAACTGGCGCTGTTTGCAAAGGAAGGATTTGTGTCAGATCATGAAGGTATTTCTATTTATCCCGCTACTGATTCCACTGGTTATATACTGGTGTCCAATCAACAGAACAACTCTTTCATGATATACAGAAGAGAAGGAGAGAATGGGCATGCGAATGAACATACACTTATCGCTGAAGTGCCGGTATCTACGCTGGAAAGCGATGGTTCAGATGTGACAGCGGTACCGTTGGGGAATAAGTTCTCAAAAGGTTTGTTTGTGGCAATGAGCAATGGAAAGGTATTTCATTATTATTCCTGGGAGGATGTTGCAGGGAAGATTGAAAGGAAATAACAGGCAGGGGGAAATATAAAGCAAAGAGCCGTCTCATATTTGAGGCGGCTATTTCTTACAGCATGTGTTATTAAGAATAGCGCGTGTAACCTCAATTACATCATCTTCAATCTCATGGTAGAAGGAGCCGAATGTTCTATCTTAAATATTTTTTCTGTGGTAGCCAGGAAGGTTCTCAGAGAAATAATATGCTTCCATTCTCACAGCATACAATCTATTCCCCACGCCATAGCTTTCAACATCGCTTATTGTAAAATAAGCCTGATCGCGTCTAGGCAGATTTGATGGGGTATAAAGTCACTCGAGAGATGGTAGTTCGTTGGAGCTAAAGTGTAATATCATTTACAAGCTCGGGTGAAGAGATATGGGAAATTGACCTGTATTCTTGCGGTTTATTATTGTTGATTAGGTAGGGTAAACTGGGTAGGTATTACTTTAGTGGATCCCTCCTTCACAGTACCAACCTGTACCTTAATCAGCTTGTTATTATCAACACCAGGGAACCTGTTCACTGTGCTGGTAGCTTTTTTGGCATGGGCGGGTTTCTTATTACTATTTGTTTTCATTTCTTATTGGCTTTTAGTTGCGATTTTAGAGTTGAATCAATATGAGAACTCACCTCTAACACTTTAACTGTATCTATGACTAAGATACTACTTTTATTTGAGTCTACAATTTTGACAGAAGTCGGCTCGTCGGGTTTTAGCAAATGGAATACCATGCAAACGAAGAAGGGGAATATACAAAATATTGCGAATTTGAAGGCTTTGAAATAATGGGCTTGTTTTTTAGTGACGAGGTCGGTGTTTATGTCTATAGCGTCCTCCAATTCAGTGATATATGCGGTTTTAAGCTGGACATCTATCTGCTCTTTCTCCGCTTGGGTAGGTGCTGCTGGGTGAGTTGGCAACGCCGCTTCAAGCTGTGACCGTAAATCAGTATAGTATTCTTTAGGTGGGGCCAGTACAGGCGTATTTTTGGGATATAGGAATAAAATTGTATATGCGAATGAGATTATAAAGCAAAGGACGAATATTCCTAAGGAAAGAAGATACCAGCCATTGACAGGCGGAGTGAAAAAATCCTTACAAATCGCAATCAAAAAAACGGAAACACCGGAATAGACGATCAGGATATTTGAAACCTTTCCAAGAATTTTATCGTATTCCTCTTTCAGGCTTGCGTCTCTTTTCTCATTGACCTCGATATCATAATCAAGATCATAAAATGATTTTGGCATTCTTTAGAATGTTTTGGTGGTTAACTCTGCTCAGTTTCAGAAGACTGCAATATACATTTTTCAGGTAGATAATGTGTGCGTAATAAAACATGCTTAGTAAAAAAGCAAAAGTCATTTTGCTCAAGTACTGCCGGGAGTATAATATCAGTTGCCATGCAAGTACTTGTTTTTAATTTTTTCAGCTGTTTCCCAGGTACGGCTATCTGTGCCCGCCAGTAATTCCGCGTAGATAATTAGCGGAGGCGCAATACCTTCAGGAAGATTATAATCTTTCAGCAATGAGTCGTCCCAATACTGTTCAAGTACTTCTATATTACCCTCGATATCCGGAATTAATTTTAGTTGTTTTATCAATTCATTAGTGATCCGGGTTGAATATATAGTGAAGGTCTCTGGCTCAAGGTAGTTTGTAAGCAGATCCGCTCCTGCTTCTCCACTCCAGCAGAATCCTGTGGGCGGAACACTTTTCCATTTACCCTGTTGTTCTTTATCGAAAAAGCGGAATCTGCCTTTGATGAGTTTAGGCCTTAGCGTTACATGAAACAGTTCGATCCAACGGCGAATCAGTTTTTCTTTGTCAAGCAATCGTGGCGAGTCGTCAGTACTTTCAATGTATCCACCTTGTTTTAGTTCCTCCAGCAGCGGACCAATGTTACCTAATGCAATGCCGGCAGCCTGCGCAATTTGCCTGTAGGATGCCCTTATCAGTGCGTTTTTAGATAATATGGCAAACAGAAATTTTAATCCCGTAGCGCTCCATAATTTACCGCTATCTGTTTGTCTGCTTGGAGTGACTTCTTTATCGTTTATATAAATAAACATGCCCGGCACGTTGATATAACAGTTACCTGCCGTCTCGAGATAGTTGATAGACGCTGCCCTCAGACGTTCCTTTTGTGTAACAGGAATATATCTCGCTATCAACAGCCATTTTTCTTTGTCGCGGCCAAATAGCTGAATAATGGCAGGAAGATGAGTTTGACGGATCTCGTTTTTCAACTCTACCAGGAAATCACAACGCTGATCACCAAGGGTAATTTGAACATATGCGTCTGCAAACGGATTGGGGGAAGGCTTTGTTTTTATTTTCCCTCCGGTCAGCTTGCTGAAATTGGACGTAGTATCCTTTAATACACTATGTTCAGGTAGTTTGTTCATATTTAGTACATGTTCATGAATCATGAACAATCAAATTTATTGAACAAAAAAGGAACTACCAAATTTTGATTTGCAACGATTGTTGTTGATAATGAATTTGTTGTGGATTTTCAAGAGTCTCCTCAGGTGATTGGGGCGGCTCTTCCAGGTAATAGCTGTCGGTTGCGGAGAGAATGTCATTTAAAACAAAACGCCGCCTCGAAATGATCGGGACGGCGTTTCTTTATATACCTAGTGAGGGTATTAGAATTTAAAAGCAATACTTCCGGTAATGCTTCTTGTCTTCTGAGGATTCATGGTAGAATAACCGATCCAGTAATGTTTATCTGTCAGGTTATCTACTTTGGCGCCGATGCGGAACTTGTTAGTGTCATAAGATACGGTTGCATTCAGCACAGTGTATTCAGGCAGCGTGAAAATACCGGTGGAAACCGAGTTCACTACTTTGGTCTCGCTCGCATAGTTACCACCGAAGCCGAAGTTCACTGCGCGGGTAGCACTGACAGGCAGGCGGTAGTTCAACCAAAGGTTGGCAAGAACCGGAGAACCTGCGGTAGTCGGACGACGGCCTTCTACATCAGCAGATGACTTTTCATATTTGGAATCATTATAGGCAAAGCCAGCTATAATGTTCAGTCCCTGGATGGGATTTGCGATGATCTGTGCTTCAAAGCCCTTACTGAGCTGTGTTCCATCCTGGATACTGCGGAGTGGATGTTCAGGATCTGTACGTACGATATCTTTTACCTTGATGTCGTAGTAGCTGAATGTACCGGTCAGTCTACCCTCGAAGAGGTCCATTTTTACACCACCTTCGATCTGGTTGGCCTGCTCAGGTGTAAAGGCTTTTCTCTTGCTGGAATCATATCCCGCTACATTTTTGAAGCCGTTCTGAT from Chitinophaga filiformis carries:
- a CDS encoding phytase: MLKNILAPLSGLVLFSACQMNPAKTVVRQDGLKPVIITQETGYDTDDPAIWINKADTLKSLVIGTDKNSEGGLYAFDLEGKIVNKVLGLKRPNNVDIAYGFKLNGQPVDIAVLTERETNSIRVFRLPDLTPLDNGGIPVFTGEKERSPMGIAVYTRPEDAAIFAVVGRKNGPADGYLWQYRLTDEGGVVKGRLVRRFGAYSGKKEIEAIAVDNKLGYIYYSDETVGVRKYIADPSKWDNTELALFAKEGFVSDHEGISIYPATDSTGYILVSNQQNNSFMIYRREGENGHANEHTLIAEVPVSTLESDGSDVTAVPLGNKFSKGLFVAMSNGKVFHYYSWEDVAGKIERK
- a CDS encoding type IV toxin-antitoxin system AbiEi family antitoxin; translation: MNKLPEHSVLKDTTSNFSKLTGGKIKTKPSPNPFADAYVQITLGDQRCDFLVELKNEIRQTHLPAIIQLFGRDKEKWLLIARYIPVTQKERLRAASINYLETAGNCYINVPGMFIYINDKEVTPSRQTDSGKLWSATGLKFLFAILSKNALIRASYRQIAQAAGIALGNIGPLLEELKQGGYIESTDDSPRLLDKEKLIRRWIELFHVTLRPKLIKGRFRFFDKEQQGKWKSVPPTGFCWSGEAGADLLTNYLEPETFTIYSTRITNELIKQLKLIPDIEGNIEVLEQYWDDSLLKDYNLPEGIAPPLIIYAELLAGTDSRTWETAEKIKNKYLHGN